Part of the Paenibacillus kyungheensis genome, CATCCAATCGCATAATCACATCATGCTTTACATCAGGATCAGCATTTTCATTGATTGCTATGCCTGCGGTTGTATGTGGACAATAGATCACGACAATACCTTCTTGTACTCCGCTTTGCGTAATCAAAGAAGACACATCACGCGTAATATCTCTCATTGCATCACGTTTACTCGTTGAAATGGGCAATGTATACAGCATCATTATTCCTTCTTTCTCTGCTTTTTTTCAAATTGGATATTCAACGATTATTATTTTACATATATAGACAAAATATTGCGAAAATTGATCTGAAATCAGATCGCAAAATAAGTGACTATCTACTTCTGTATTACCCATTTTGCACGAAATGCTTATCATATCAATACATTTAACACTATTAACCATTTTGACAAAAAGTACTCTTTTAATTGACGGTAGGCATAACAATTTGCTAAAGTATTGCTAAGATTTAAAGCCGAGTATACTAATAGGAAATAAAGGTTAAAGCAAAGGAGTCATATCGTGAATAGTACATTGCTGCGTCATAAAGGATGGACTTGGGGATTTCGCTCTACCGTATTATTGTATTTTCTACTATTGATTGTACTACCGATTGCAGGAGTGTATGTGAACTCATTTTCAGAAGGTTGGGCAGCATTTGTACAGAATATCAGTGATCCTATCGCATGGAAAGCTGTTCTATTAACCTTAAAATTAGCGCTGATTGCTACGCTTATTAATGTGTTGATCGGTACGATGTCTGCATGGGTGTTGGTACGTTATGATTTTGCAGGGAAGTCTTTATTAAATAGTATTGTAGATTTGCCTTTTGCTTTACCGACTGCTGTAGGCGGATTGATGATTCTCGTTTTGTTAGGGCCGAACAGTTGGATGGGCAAATTAGCAGATACACTAGGCTTTCAGTTCGTATTTCATCAGCCGGCGATTATTATTGCGATGGTATTTGTCACCTTTCCATTTGTGATTCGGGCGATACAGCCATTATTGGAAGAAATCGATCATTCGGCTGAAGAAGCGGCTTATACACTAGGAGCTTCCAAACGAGATACTTTTTTTCGAGTGATCTTACCATCGATGACACCGGGTATTGTAAGTGGAGCTATGCTGGCTTTTTCAAGAGCATTGGCTGAATTTGGAGCTGTCGTTCTGGTAGCTGGTAATATTCCAGGACGTACACTTACTGCTTCCGTATATATTTTTGGTGAAGTAGAAAGTGATAATGAAGCAGGAGCCGCTGCTGTATCGGTTATTTTATTAACATTATCGTTTCTTATTCTTTGGCTGATTAATGCAGTACAGACAAGGAGAGCACGCTAATGAGAAAATATTGGATTCCGCTCACATGGATCGTTTTTAGCATATTGATTTTGATTCCTTTGGCTGTACTGGCAACAGGAGCTTTTGATAAAGGAACCAGTGGACTTATTGATGCATTAAGTCGTCCCGAAGCAAGACATGCACTGATGATGACAGGGCTTATCGTTATTGTGGTGACTATTTTAAATGGAATCTTTGGGATTATGATGGGCATTTATCTGGTACGAGGAACATGGCTAAGCCGTAGAGTAAGACAACTGTTCAACAGTATTGTCGATCTACCTTATGCGGTCTCACCAGTAATCGGTGGATTAATGATTGTGTTATTGCTAGGGCCAGATACAGTGATTGGTACATTTTTTGAACAGATTGGATTTAAAGTGGTTTATGCTTTTCCAGGGATGGTTATTGCGACACTATTTGTTACATTTCCATTAATGGTGCGTGAAGTTATGCCTGTACTACAAGAATTAGGAAACGATCAAGAAGAAGCGGCTTCTACATTAGGCGCGTATAGTTGGACAACGTTTTGGAAAGTCACCTGGCCTTCGATTCGCTGGGCTGTGATTTACGGTACGATTTTGACAGTTGCACGCTCTTTGGGTGAATTTGGAGCGGTATTGGTAGTGTCAGGCAATATTATTAACAAAACACAAACAGCAACCACGCTGGTGTATCAAGATATGGAGAATTTCAATGTCACTGCTGCTAATGGAGTTGCTCTGGTGTTGGCTGTATTTTCTGTAGGATTATTATTGTTAATGGAACGCGCCAAGAAGAGAAAGGGAGTGCACTGAGTATGCATCTGGAAGTTCGTAACCTTGATAAGCATTTTGGACAATTTCACGCTGTACAAGACGTTAGCTTCAATGTACAAAAAGGTCATCTGATCGGATTATTAGGCCCAAGTGGTGGAGGAAAAACATCTATTTTGCGTATGTTAGCTGGACTAGAATCACCGGATAGTGGCGATATTATTTTTCATGGGCAAAAAGTCAATCAACTACCTCCACAAGAACGCGAGATCGGCTTTGTTTTTCAAAACTATGCGTTGTTCAAACATATGACCGTATTCGATAATATCGCTTTTGGTCTAACCGTAAAAAAAATGAAAAAGTCTGCGATTAAAGAACGTGTACAGGAATTAGTAGAACTCACAGGATTAGCAGGATTTGAACATCGCTATCCGCATCAGTTATCAGGCGGACAACGACAACGGGTAGCTTTTGCGCGTGCTCTTGCGCCTGAACCGCAATTGTTATTGCTGGATGAGCCATTTGCTGCGATTGATGCTAAGATTCGGCAAGAATTACGTACATGGCTTCGCGAGCTGATTGAACGTGTCGGTATTACATCGATCTTTGTGACTCATGATCAAGATGAAGCAATTGAAGTAGCTGATGAGATTATGATTATTAACGGTGGACGATTAGAGCAAAAAGGAACACCGTGGGATATTTATAAACAACCTTCGACTCCTTTTGTTGCTTCCTTTATTGGAGAATCAACGATTGTAGATGAAGTATCGCTGTTAAAAGGATTCGATCATGAGCAGTCTCATCCGGGTATTCATGCATTGATTCGCCCTGAATATATTGAAGTAGGTCATGCCAGTGAATTTCCATTATTATCTGCTACCGAGAAAGGTACAGTAAAACATCTTCATTTTCGGGGCAGTCAGTGGTTGGTTGAAGTACAGGTGGGTCAGAATTCATTGATCACCTATCGTTCACTGGAAAAAGAAACATTAGAAATCGGACAATCTGTACATGTGATGGTGCACCGGGCATATCTATTTAATGATCAAGAAAGTTGGATCGCTGAAAACCGCCTGAAAAATGATACGTTATCGATGTTTATTTAACAGCAAAAGTAAGCTGAGTATGGTCTGTGAACGCGGGAAAGGAAGGGATTGGGCTTGAAGAACAATCGCTTGAGAATGTCTATGATCCGTAGTCGTTTAGTGCTGGCTTTACTACTTATGATGAGTGTAGTCTTGTCAGCTTGTAGTCATCAAACAGAAACAGACGCTACAGCTTCTGCTAGTGCTGTATCCAATGATGGCAAAGATATTACTTTAGTGATTGGTGCATACAGTGTAGCCAAAGATGCTGTAGGCGAGATTTTACCCAAGTTTCAAGCAGAATGGAAAGCCAAAACAGGGCAAAATGTAAAATTTCAAGAATCGTATGAAGCTTCAGGTACGCAAGCTAGAGCAATTGCAGGTGGATTTGAAGCTGATGTTACTTTGTTATCACTAGAAGGTGATATTGATAAATTAGTAAAAGCCGGACTGGTCAAAGATACATGGAGAGATGAACCGCATAAAGGAATGATTACACGTTCTATCGTTGTATTAGGTACACGTGAAGGCAATCCTCTCGGTATTCATAACTTTAATGATCTCACCAAGCCCGGGGTAAAAGTGTTATACCCTAATCCCAAAACATCCGGTGGTGCGCAGTGGGATATTAATGCGATCTATGGTGCAGGTCTCAAGCAATCTGAACGAGATGAAGGTCAGAAAGATCCTGCGGTGGCAAAAGCTTTTCTACAAGCAGTGCATCAAAATGTCGAGTCATTGGACAAAAGCGGACGTGCTTCTATGGCGGCATTTGAATATGGTGTAGGCGATGTGATTGTAACGTATGAAAATGAATTGCTTGCACGAATGGCGCAAGGAGCTAAATACGAAGTGGTTATACCTGACGATACTATTCTGATCGAAAATCCAGCCGCAGTTGTCGATAAATATGTCGATGAACATGGAACACGTAAAGTAGCTGAAGCATTTCTTGCTTATTTGTGGACACCAGAAGCCCAAGAAATATTTGCAAAGCATGGGTTCCGTCCTGTAAATGAGCAGGTGATGGCAAAACACGTAAGTGAGTATCCTACACCAAAAGGACTGTTTGATATTAACTATTTGGGTGGATGGAGTGAAGTACGCAAAAATCTATATTCTAGTCGTGGAATATGGTATCAGGTGCTAGCTGGGATATAAAATAACATAAATAGATGTTATTGGGCATAAAATTAAAAAACTTCTTTACGTGAAGCTCATTTCACGCTTAAAGAAGTTTTTTTGTGGGTAAAAGCAGAACAAGACCTAAATACCTTACCTTTTTAACTAAGCCAAAGGTCACGATTCATATGTCGAAAGATACAAGAAAATGATATAATAAATGATACTAGATGGCAACGCTCAAGGAGAGAATATAAACATGAACGGACGAGTAGATCGATTAACATTTTTAGGAACAGGCGATGCAATGGGCGTGCCAAGAGTATATTGTGAGTGTGAAGTATGTGAAGAAGCACGTAGTGGTGGAACGAACCGAAGGTTACGATCTTCTGTACTGGTAGAAGGTATTGAAGGAGACTTTTTATTAGATTGTGGACCTGATTGGCGAACACAGATGGAAATGATCAATCGTCGCGCAGATATTACAGACGTTATTGTGACTCATGCACACTTTGATCATATTGGAGGTTTGCCAGAATGGGCGGACGCTTGTCGCTGGCAACAGTTAAAAGGTCGCTTATTTGCTCCACAAGAAGTATTGGATGCGATCGGTAAGCAATTTCCGTGGATTAGTAGTTATATTGAATTGATAGCGAATGATCAAGGAATGGAATTGAATGGTTGGAGTATTACTCCATGGAAAGTACATCATGGACATAACGGATACTCTTATGCGTATCGGTTTGAAAAAAATGAGTTTGCCTGGGTATATTGCTCGGATGCTATTGGACTTGATGAAGAACAGAAAAAACCGATGCATATGTTAGATTTATTGATTTTAGGAACAAGCTTTGTTCGTGAAGAAGCAGAATATCATACTCGTTCTGTCTATGATATGTATGAAGCGGCTGAACTTATAGATGAAGTGGTTCCTTCTGAAACGATCTATACCCATATGTCTCATCAAGTAGATTTGCGTGAAGATTTGAATTTGGCTGCCAGTGTTAGTATCGCTCGCACAGGTATGACTGTAGATTTAGGCAATTATTCTTCGCTATTATCTGAATAACACTAAGAATAAAGGTATTCACCATATAGAGAAATACGATAAACCGGTAGATTGTGTACCGGTTTATTTGCATTTTTATGATCATTATTTAGAATAAAACAGAAATTTACTACTATTTAATGTAGGATTGTGTAGTTTTACATAGGTGTAGCTTAAGATTATATAAAATGTAAGTATAACTAACAAGAGAAACATAACATATACTATTTATGGAATTTTAAGGAGGAATATGATGATTACCTTCCATGAAGTTAACAAGTTCTATGGAGATTTTCAAGTGCTGACTGGAATTAATCTTCATGTCAAGCAAGGAGAAGTGGTTGTTGTACTCGGGCCTTCTGGTTCTGGTAAAAGCACCATGCTCCGATGTATCAATCGTCTTGAAGATACCAGTAGTGGACAGTTAACGGTCAACAATGTAAGAGTAGATGATCGCAAAACAGATCTCAATAAACTTCGCCGCAAAATTGGGATGGTGTTCCAACATTTTAATTTGTATCCCCATAAAAAAGTGATCGATAATATTACACTGGCTCCTATCAAAGCATTAGGTGTATCCAAAGCAGAAGCGGCAGAGACAGCTATGTATTATTTAGAAAAAGTAGGTATAGCAGAAAAAGCGAATGCGTACCCTTCCCAATTATCCGGGGGACAGCAGCAACGTGTCGCAATTGCTAGAGGTCTTGCTGTCAAACCTGAAATTATGTTATTTGATGAACCAACTTCTGCATTAGACCCTGAGATGGTCGGTGAAGTACTTGATGTTATGAAAGCACTCGCTAGAGAAGGAATGACTATGGTTGTCGTTACTCATGAAATGGGATTTGCTCGCGAAGTCGCAGACCGCGTGATCTTTATGGATCAAGGCAAAATTGTAGAAGAAGCTACACCTGAAGAATTCTTCTCCAATCCAAAAGAAGAGCGTGCACAGTTGTTCTTGAGTCGCTTATTAAATCACTAATATCTAATCTCTATAGTTCACTAATAACACATAGAAAAGGGGATTTACTTATGAAAAATCAAAAAAGATACAATGTTAAAAAATTAGCGATGTTGTTAGCGTGTATGGTAGCTATTGTTACAGTACTCGGAGCATGTAGCGTAAGCAAACCGACTTCTTCGTCCACAGCAAGTTCAAATGCTCTTCTGGATCAAATTAAAGAACGCGATAAATTAATCGTAGGTGTAAAATACGATACCAAATTATTCGGTCTGAAAAACCCGTCTACAGGTGATGTAGAAGGATTCGATATTGATATGGCTCATGCGCTAGCAAAAAGTATTTTAGGAGATGCGAGCAAAGTAGAGTTCAAAGAAGTAACATCCAAAACACGTATCCCTATGCTTAACAATGGCGATATTGATATGGTTATCGCAACGATGACGATTACAGATGAGCGTAAAAAAGAAGTAGACTTCTCGGATGTGTATTTCCAAGCAGGACAATCTCTATTAGTGAAAAAAGGTAGCCCGATCAAAGGAATTGAAGATGTAACCGCAGATACGACTGTACTTGCTTCTAAAGGTGCGACTTCGATTAAAAATATTGAAGACAAAGTACCAGGTGTAACCGTATTGGAATTTGATAATTATCAAGATGCATTCAACGCACTCAAAGCAGGTAAAGGTGATGCTTTAACAACAGATGATGCGATTCTATACGGTATGGCTGCGCAAGATCCTGGCTATGAAGTGGTAGGTAAGCCATTTACAGATGAGCCTTACGGTATCGCTGTGAAAAAAGGCGAAACCAAATTGGTTGAAGCGATCAATAAAGCTCTAACCGATATGAAAGCTGATAAATCTTACAATGAAATTTATAAAAAATGGATTGGTAAAGAGCCAACAACCTAAATCATGATCTCTTGAAGCGATCATTCGTAACACATACAGAAGGTGGGCAACAGGCAATCGTTGCCTACCTTTTTGTTTGATGATGTATACACAGGCTAAGGAGGTACAGAATATATGTTGGACTTTTCGATTCTTGTCGATTATTTGCCTTTATATTTGGAAGGGTTTCTGAATACGATCAAAGCGAGTGTACTGGCATTGATTGGTAGCTTTGTATTAGGAACGATTATTGCTATTTTCCGAATTAGTGGTGTGAAGCCATTACAGTGGTTCGGTACCGCTTATGTTGAATTTATACGAAATATTCCTATTTTGATCGTGGTGTTGTTTTTCTCTTGGGGATTACCTTCAATCGGTGTCAAATTAGATGGATTTGCCGCAGGTACATTAGGCTTAACCGTCTATACGTCGGCATTTATAGCAGAAGCGATTCGGGCAGGTATTCAATCAGTACCTAAAGGACAATCTGAAGCAGCTCGTTCAGCGGGAATGACTTATATTCAGACGATGATTCATGTCATTTTGCCACAAGCGATCAAATTGGTTATTCCACCGCTTAGTAATCAATTTATTAATCTGATTAAAAACTCTTCTGTACTTACGATCGTAGCTGGTCTGGATCTGATGTATTTTTCAGACAAAATCAGTAGCGAAACATATGTTATCTTCAGTACTTATATTTTTGCAGCGATGTTCTATCTTGTGCTGACTTTACCAATGAGTTATGGAGCATCTGTATTAGAACGCAAATGGGCGAAAAATTCATAACGATTGAGATAGAAACTCTCATAACACAGAAATAAAAAGTAAGAGTCAGAGGAACCAAAGGAGGGCAATCTATGGATTTCATAGGAGCATATTCACCGGATAACTTGCGCTTTCTTATGGAAGGGCTGAAAATAACACTTTTTGTAGCCTTTATCGCTATTATACTTAGCTTTGTAATCGGCTGTATTGTCGGTACGATTCGGTACGCTAAAGTACCTATTTTATCCCCGATCTTAATGGTTATAGTAGAAGTCTTGCGTAATTTGCCATTATTGCTTATTATTTTGTTTGTACAGTTTGGCTTGCCAGAGATTGGTATCAAAATGACGATCACCTTTGGAGCGATTGTAGCATTAACTGCTTTTGAAGCTTCGATGATTTCGGAGATTGTACGTGCCGGTCTAACTTCGGTTCCCAAAGGACAAGTAGAAGCTGCACGTTCTTCAGGGCTTACGCAAATGCAAACGTTATGGCATATTGTGTTACCACAAGGACTACGCAAAATGGTTCCACCATTAGTGAGTCAGTTTATTTCGCTACTCAAAGATACGTCGTTAGCTGTTATTATTTCGCTTGCAGAATTAGTACACAATGCACAGATTATTATGGGACAAAATTCAAATTACCCGATTCCCATCTTATTATTAATCGCTGTTATTTATTTTGTGATTAATTATGCGCTATCGTTAATTTCCAAACGGTTAGAAACCAAAACAGCTTAACATGGATCATTATGTGTGCCTTTATATCACCGGTTTCCGCAGGGAAGCCGGTTTTTGGTATGTGAAATCAAGATTTGTAAGTAATTTGTAAAAGTATACAGCCTGAAAGGGAAAATGTATGATACCATATAAACAATTTCAAAATACTTTTTATAAGCTAATGACAAAGGTAAAGTACTCGTTAGTGAATCAGCAAGTCGCAGCAGAAACCAGTTCCAGAGGAGCGGAAGGACGGATGGCGACTTTTTTTAAAAATGAAAAAATCCAGATCCTTACTGTAGCAATCGGTACAGCAGTAGCTGGGGAATTTAAAATCAATCCGGTACAGGGTGATCTGTTCCGTATTGGTCTGGGTGGTAGTGCTTTTCTATTATTAATGTTATTGATGAATCGTCTGCCTTATTTGAAAACAGGGGTATTTACTGCTTTGACGGTAGTTGTGTTTCGGATGGTGTTAGATTTTATTTCGGCACCTCATTTATTTTCAATCGAAGAAAGTGGACGTGTGCATACTTCAGCAGGGTTGTACTATATGACTTTTGCGATTGGAATGTTTGTTATTCAAAGTCGACTTCCTCAGATGAATCTACTGTTATTAAGTGGAGTGACTGCACTTATCGACTTTGGCTCCAATACGGTCGAAATGATCTGTCGCTGGGGACTCACAGGTAGTGATATTATGATTCCAGCTACATGGGGCTATATTTTTCTAGTCGCTGTTATTCGTGGATTTTTTACGACTGGATTATATAGCAGTATCGCTGTCAGTCAGATTCGTGCACTTCATAGTGAACAGAAAAAGCGGATGGAACAGATGTTAGCTGTCAATGCAGGCTTATATGGTGAAGTGTTTTATTTGCGCAAATCGATGGATACGATAGAACATCTAACCAGTAGCAGTTACCGATTGTATACCGATATGAAGCGAGAAGGTCTGACAGAATACAGCCAACGACAACTGAGTATTACCCAAGAAATACATGAAGTCAAAAAAGACTCACAACGTATTGCCGCAGGCTTACTCAAATTATTTGATCAACAATCAAAAACGGTATTATCACTGTTCGAAATTCTCGATTATACAATACGCGGCAATCGTAAATATGCCACCATGTTAGACAAAAAAGTAACATTTACTGCTCGCTTAGAAGTGAATTATAGTACTTCTGAATATATTCCTTTGCTCACGATATTGAACAATTTGACATCTAATGCTGTCGAAGCTTTGGGTGAAAAGGGTTCGATTGAGGTCAGTGTATGTGAACAAGGACAAGATACGGTACTAACTGTGTATGATTCGGGTAAAGGAATAGAGCAACAAGCACGTGAATTGATTTTTGAACCTGGATTTACGACTAAATTTGCTCAAGGTGGAAGTGCGGCTACAGGCATAGGGCTTTCCCATGTACATGATATTGTATCTTCGCTAGGAGGACGTATTCAATTACAAGAAGCAGATACTTCACTATGGAAAACAGTCTTTGAAGTGAAATTACCAACGTTATTGTTGAAAAAGGGGGAATAAGATGGCTTTATCTTTTTGTATTGTAGATGATGATCCAGCAACTCGTGCGATGCTTGAAAATATCATCAAAGAAAGTCAGCTTGGCGAAGTGATTGGTACAGCACGCGGTGGGGAAGAAGGAACACGTATTATTTTAGAGACGCATCCTGATGTCGTGCTAATCGATTGGTTGATGCCGGATCAAGATGGATTAGAAACGATTACCCAATTGAAGCGTCAAGGCTATCATGGCAAATACGTTATGATCTCGCAGATTGAAAATCAAGAAATGGTAGGCGAAGCTTATCAATCCGGGATTGAATTTTTTATTCGTAAGCCGATCAACCGGATAGAAGTAGAATCAGTACTGTCTCGGGTGAGTGAGCATACAGAAATCAAGCATTATTTGAATGAGCTCAAATCATCTTTATCCAAACTGGATACCCTTAGTCAGATATCACCTCATACGTCTTCTTCTACATCTGTGAAGCCACGAACAGTCGATGATATGGTACGTCCTATTTATATGAATCTAGGGATCGTAGGCGAATCAGGGTGTGGTGATTTGACAGCGATTATGGAAATCCTTTTGGAACAACAAGGTAAGCCAGGTTCATTTCCACCTCTTCGACAATTGTATGAAGCCGCAGCGAGTCGTTACAAGCATACTCCACGCGAAGTCGATAAAGAAGCCAAAGCGATTGAGCAACGCATCAGACGGACAGTGACAACAGCGCTGAATCATTTAGCTTCGATAGGGTTAACCGATTATGGTAATCCCAAGTTTGAACATTATGCGCCACTGTATTTCGACTTTGAAGATATTCGTGCCAAAATGAAAGAAATCGATGAAGAGCGAGACGATGGCAAAAGCAAAGTCAGTATCAAAAAGTTTTTGCAAGTGTTATATCTAGAAGCACTCGACCAGATGAAAAATAGATAATAGAGTCAGAACGCATAAAAAAGCACCTTCCGAAGAGTATAGGATTATCTAGCACATAATGATGCAGATGATCCTATACTCCTTGGCAAGGTGCTTGTTTGTTACATACGATTTTCAGATGAAAGCTATATTAAGCGTTCAAAATAAATTTCTCAATTACTTCTTTTACGCCATCTTCATTATTGCTAGCAGAAATGTAATCAGCAATATCTTTTAGAGGTTGAATCGCATTACCCATCGCTACGCCCAGACCCGCTACTTCTAACATTTCATGATCATTCCAAGAATCACCTACAGCGATTGCATTTTTTAGATCACAATTGAAATAATCTGCAAGGAACGTGAGTGCAGCCCCTTTAGTTCCTTCTTTGTGCATAATTTCAAGGAATTGAGGTTTGGACTTGGTGATATGAACACTGTCGCCTAGCAATTCACGCAAAATAGGTTGTAATTCATCTAAAAATGCAGGATCATCAATAATTAGCATTTTAGGTGTAGGTTGCTCAATCAATTTGTTGAAGTCAGGTTCGATATGGTACTGTGTACCGTTCAATGTTGCATAATCAATCAAATGTTGATTTACTTCACGCGCATATAATTTATCATCGATATAGGTTTGCAAATGCAAATTGTGTTCGATGCAATATTCAAATAATTTACGAGCGGCTTCGATCGGTACATAACGCTCATACAATACTTTTTCATCCATCAAGTTTTTAACCAATGCCCCTTGATACGTAATAATCGGTACATTAAGTCCTGTTTGACGAGCGATCGCTTGAGCAGAAGCATAAGCACGACCTGTAGCGAGTGTCACCACTACATCTTTGGCTACAGCTTGTTCAAGAGCAGTCTGTGTAGCAGGTGTTACTTCTTTATTATCATTGATCAGTGTATCGTCGATATCGATTGCGATTAATTTATACATGTAGGTAACTCTCCTTTTATCTATCTCATTCTAGTCTTGCAAAAATACCAATCCAACAAATTCGTCTAATTCAATATTACCAAAATAGTGCTTAATATCTGTATCAGCAAGTGCTGTCTGTACTGCACTTTCTTCATAACGCTGACCACGCAATTTATTTTCAATATCTGCTACATCGCCTATACCGAAAAAGTCACCATAGATTTTGATCTCATGAATATGACCGTCTTTGATATCCATACGTAGATCGATAATCCCTACAGGGAATTTGCGAGTATGCTTGATATTGGATTCAGGTGATTGACCATAGTTCCAATCCCAGTTCCGGTAACGTTCGGCAGAGATTTCGTGGATTTTTTTCCAATCGTCTTCTGTCAGCACATATTGAGGCACTTCGGAAGGTTCGACACCGAAAATATGGCGCAAAATATCGTCGCGGAATTGCTCCATCGTTAACGGTTTTTCCAAAAACTCAGTGATATTTGCTACACGACTACGAACTGATTTGGTACTTTTGGATTTGAACTTCTCTGGATTTACTTTAAGAGCAGATTGTACATTATCCAGTTCAGAATCAAACATCAATGTACCATGACTGAACATCCGTCCACGTGTAGAAAATTGTGCATTTCCTGAAATTTTGCGTTCACCGACTTGAAGATCATTACGTCCAGACAATTCAGCATTAACGCCAAATTGATGCAATGCTTCAACCACCGGTTGAGTAAACTTACGGAAGTTATGGAACGATTGACCGTCATCTTTGGTCAAAAAGCTAAAACTTAAATTCCCTAGATCATGGTACACTGCTCCACCACCAGAAAGACGACGCACGACATGAATATGATTTTCTTTTACATATTCAGCGTTAATCTCTTCGATCGTGTTCTGATGCTTACCGATAATGATTGAGGGTTCATTAATATAAAAAAGCAGGTAGCTATCATCCATTGGCAAATGTTTAAGTACGAATTCTTCGATTGCCAGATTGATGGTTGGATCGTGAATTCCCTGATTATCAATAAAAAGCATGATTCTTCCTCCGTTTGTACTCATCATTAACAGATTTTTATCAAAAAGTATGGTAAATTGTCTGCTTTCTTATTGTAAACCAAACAATAGGAAAATATAAGGGGGAGGGGGATTGAAAAGGGGGTGGGTGGGGAGCTGAGAAGGCTGCGGGGATCAGTTCTTCTTGTCGTCGCTGTTGTAAAGGAATCCCTTTGAATAACCGCTTAGCGGTCGGGATTTCTTTACAAAGGCGAGCGCTTCGCTCTTTCAGAAGAATTGATCCCCTCCGCTGGGTATCGGCTAGGGAGAAAATGCTCAAACCCGGGGGGAGAAGGGCAGAAAAGATAAGGTGGTACAGGGAGTAGGGGATGAAAATAGGTGGGGGGAGTGAAGTGGGGAGGTGTAATAGAAAAGAACGTGAACAAGAAAGATGAAAAAGGAAATAGTATAGGGAATGGATATAGATATAGATATAGATATAGATGGTGGGATATTAAGAAAGGGTAATAGGGATTTGGTTGAG contains:
- a CDS encoding MBL fold metallo-hydrolase, whose translation is MNGRVDRLTFLGTGDAMGVPRVYCECEVCEEARSGGTNRRLRSSVLVEGIEGDFLLDCGPDWRTQMEMINRRADITDVIVTHAHFDHIGGLPEWADACRWQQLKGRLFAPQEVLDAIGKQFPWISSYIELIANDQGMELNGWSITPWKVHHGHNGYSYAYRFEKNEFAWVYCSDAIGLDEEQKKPMHMLDLLILGTSFVREEAEYHTRSVYDMYEAAELIDEVVPSETIYTHMSHQVDLREDLNLAASVSIARTGMTVDLGNYSSLLSE
- a CDS encoding glutamate ABC transporter substrate-binding protein; amino-acid sequence: MKNQKRYNVKKLAMLLACMVAIVTVLGACSVSKPTSSSTASSNALLDQIKERDKLIVGVKYDTKLFGLKNPSTGDVEGFDIDMAHALAKSILGDASKVEFKEVTSKTRIPMLNNGDIDMVIATMTITDERKKEVDFSDVYFQAGQSLLVKKGSPIKGIEDVTADTTVLASKGATSIKNIEDKVPGVTVLEFDNYQDAFNALKAGKGDALTTDDAILYGMAAQDPGYEVVGKPFTDEPYGIAVKKGETKLVEAINKALTDMKADKSYNEIYKKWIGKEPTT
- a CDS encoding amino acid ABC transporter ATP-binding protein; this encodes MITFHEVNKFYGDFQVLTGINLHVKQGEVVVVLGPSGSGKSTMLRCINRLEDTSSGQLTVNNVRVDDRKTDLNKLRRKIGMVFQHFNLYPHKKVIDNITLAPIKALGVSKAEAAETAMYYLEKVGIAEKANAYPSQLSGGQQQRVAIARGLAVKPEIMLFDEPTSALDPEMVGEVLDVMKALAREGMTMVVVTHEMGFAREVADRVIFMDQGKIVEEATPEEFFSNPKEERAQLFLSRLLNH
- a CDS encoding sulfate ABC transporter permease subunit, whose amino-acid sequence is MRKYWIPLTWIVFSILILIPLAVLATGAFDKGTSGLIDALSRPEARHALMMTGLIVIVVTILNGIFGIMMGIYLVRGTWLSRRVRQLFNSIVDLPYAVSPVIGGLMIVLLLGPDTVIGTFFEQIGFKVVYAFPGMVIATLFVTFPLMVREVMPVLQELGNDQEEAASTLGAYSWTTFWKVTWPSIRWAVIYGTILTVARSLGEFGAVLVVSGNIINKTQTATTLVYQDMENFNVTAANGVALVLAVFSVGLLLLMERAKKRKGVH
- a CDS encoding sulfate/molybdate ABC transporter ATP-binding protein, which encodes MHLEVRNLDKHFGQFHAVQDVSFNVQKGHLIGLLGPSGGGKTSILRMLAGLESPDSGDIIFHGQKVNQLPPQEREIGFVFQNYALFKHMTVFDNIAFGLTVKKMKKSAIKERVQELVELTGLAGFEHRYPHQLSGGQRQRVAFARALAPEPQLLLLDEPFAAIDAKIRQELRTWLRELIERVGITSIFVTHDQDEAIEVADEIMIINGGRLEQKGTPWDIYKQPSTPFVASFIGESTIVDEVSLLKGFDHEQSHPGIHALIRPEYIEVGHASEFPLLSATEKGTVKHLHFRGSQWLVEVQVGQNSLITYRSLEKETLEIGQSVHVMVHRAYLFNDQESWIAENRLKNDTLSMFI
- a CDS encoding sulfate ABC transporter substrate-binding protein encodes the protein MSMIRSRLVLALLLMMSVVLSACSHQTETDATASASAVSNDGKDITLVIGAYSVAKDAVGEILPKFQAEWKAKTGQNVKFQESYEASGTQARAIAGGFEADVTLLSLEGDIDKLVKAGLVKDTWRDEPHKGMITRSIVVLGTREGNPLGIHNFNDLTKPGVKVLYPNPKTSGGAQWDINAIYGAGLKQSERDEGQKDPAVAKAFLQAVHQNVESLDKSGRASMAAFEYGVGDVIVTYENELLARMAQGAKYEVVIPDDTILIENPAAVVDKYVDEHGTRKVAEAFLAYLWTPEAQEIFAKHGFRPVNEQVMAKHVSEYPTPKGLFDINYLGGWSEVRKNLYSSRGIWYQVLAGI
- the cysT gene encoding sulfate ABC transporter permease subunit CysT, with protein sequence MNSTLLRHKGWTWGFRSTVLLYFLLLIVLPIAGVYVNSFSEGWAAFVQNISDPIAWKAVLLTLKLALIATLINVLIGTMSAWVLVRYDFAGKSLLNSIVDLPFALPTAVGGLMILVLLGPNSWMGKLADTLGFQFVFHQPAIIIAMVFVTFPFVIRAIQPLLEEIDHSAEEAAYTLGASKRDTFFRVILPSMTPGIVSGAMLAFSRALAEFGAVVLVAGNIPGRTLTASVYIFGEVESDNEAGAAAVSVILLTLSFLILWLINAVQTRRAR